The nucleotide sequence CAAATTTCTGAGAGTGTTAAGTTTGGTCTCCTTGCTTTCCAGTAAGCGTAGAGCTGCACGAATAACCTCACTAGCAGAGCCATAGCGACCACTGTCAACCTGACTAGAAATAAACCAATCAAAGTGTTCACCCAAGGTTATACTGGTGTTTTTAGCCATTTTAAGCCTCCTGATCTGGTAACAAATACCAATATATACCTGATTATGGTATATAGTACTCATAAGTCAAGCAGGCGCATAACAAATGGTTGCAGTTCGTTCGCTTCGCTCACCCGACGTGCCTTCGGCACGCGGCTGAACCAGGCGTTATGGTGCTCATACAAAACAATGAAGATCGCTCATATTAATCCCGATAATTATCTTGAAACTAATGAAGGAAGGGTGTGGACTCCTGAACGCAGCAAAGCAGCTTGGGAGTCTGCATATTTAGATTTTGAGAATATTTTGAAGAGAAGCTCGGGTATTGCTGATGTCTACATAGTCTTTGGTGTTCAAGGTTCAGGAAAAACAACGTGGATACGTAATCATGAGCCAACAAAACCGTCAATTTATTTCGATGCAGCTCTTCCAGCTAAAAAGCATCGAATACAAGCAATATCAATTGCAAAAAAATATGCAAAACAAATTCACGGTGTATGGATTAAAGTACCATTGGTGATTGCTAAGTCACAAAATATGGCTAGATCGCAAGATAAGCAAGTATCTGAAAGCGCTATTGAAAGTGTCTTTAAGCAACTTGAGGCACCTGAACAATCTGAAGGATTTGATCATCAGATTATTTTATCGACACATTTATAACAAAAATTTATTACTTAAAGACCGCACCATAACAAATGGTTGCAGTTCGTTCGCTTCGCTCACCCGACGTGCCTTCGGCACGCGGCTGAACTAGGCGTTAGCTGTAGCCAGAGTTCAGTGAATGGTTTTTATCCGTTACTGTGTTCTTGTCGTCAAGTTTTTTGGTTCTGAGCTGCTTTCAGCAAAGAAGAAAAACTCAGCAAGTCAGGTTCAGTACAAGCTGGCGAGAGAGGACGGTGCATTTTCCAGCGTACAATGCCGACCATCGAATCAAGAGTTTTTGGCTCATTCCATTCGCATCACCTCCTGAGCTTGTGGTCGGCAAGCGGGTTCAGTGCTTTTTTCCCTCGTGCAACGCCAGCGCAAACGCCAGAGTCTGTCTCTGGGGCATAAAATCTCTGGTTTATTCTGCTTCTCAACCTTTTGACTCTGTGCCAGTTGCCAGTTCAGAGAAAAAAATGTTGGGCAAAAATCCTCAAGTTCATTCTTTAAATGCTACAGCTAAATCGGGTAGCCGGAGGTCTCTAACCTCCAGCCCCCACATCACACCGGCGTGCGGGTCCGCACCGGGCGATTCACCGAGGGTGGTGAAACCTGATCCACAAGTCTTTCAGGGAAACAAGCCCGAGTTTACTGAGAAAACTGTCGTTTAATGCTAACTGTGCCGCATAGGTTTTGCTTAGCCGGTAATACCCTTTGCTACTGGCTGCAATCGAGGCGGCCTTGATGTGATCAACACCTAACCTGATCAAATTTCTGTAACGGGTTTTCGGCTTTCGCCATTGTTTGATAAAACAACAGCGAATCCGCCGACGTATCCATTGATCCAGTCGCGGTATAGGACTGTAATATTCGGTTATCCTGAAATAACCCATCCAGCCCCGGATATATTCGGCCAGCTTCTTCAAGCGATATTCCATCGATACTCCCCAGCTTCGGCTGGTGAGTTTCAGGATTTTTCGCCTGAAGCGGTTCAGACTCTTCTCCGACCAGCGGATTCGCTTCCCTGTGAAGGTAAAACTCAGGAACTCAGCTTCGGTAGCTTTCACCACCTTGCTCTTTGTCGGGTTTATCCTCAGTTTCAGCTTGCGCTCAAGGTAACGTGTGATGCTTTCCATCACTCGCTCCCCGGCTCGCTGGCTGCCAACGAGGATCACAAAGTCATCGCAGTAGCGTGCGAAGCAATGCCCCCGGTACTCCAGTTCCTTGTCCAGGTCATCGAGAAGGACATTCGACAGCAGCGGTGAAAGTGGACCGCCTTGTGGCATACCTACCCGGGTTGGGTAGCATTGCCCATCAACCATGACGCCAGCACGAAGGTAGCGGCCAATCAGCTTCAACAGACGCTTGTCGTGAATCTTTCGAGAGACTCTCGACATAAGAACATCATGGCTGACCGTATCAAAGAATTTACTCAGATCAACATCAACCGCCTGATGCAGCCCCTGCTTAATGTATCGATTAACCTGTTGTACAGCGTCTTGTGCAGACCTTCCCGGTCTGTAACCGAAGCTGCTGGGAGAGAAGTCAGGATCAAAGATGGGTGATAATACCTGCACAATGGCCTGTTGTATCACTCGATCCATGACTGTCGGGATGCCCAGCAACCGTTCTCCACCATCGGGCTTTTCTATAACAGCCCGAAGGACGGGAGATGGTCTGTAAGTCCCATTGAGTAAGGCTTGGCGCGCTGAAGGCCAGTGCTGACGGGCAAAGTCAGGATAGGCTTTAATGGTGATCCCATCTATTCCGGGAGCCCCTTTGTTACTTCTGACTTGTTTCCATGCTTTCAGCAAATTGGCAGGTTCCAGTGCGCAACTCAGTAGATCGTGGTTCAAAGCTGGTTAAAGATTCTTTCGCCAACTCCAGTGAGTCGCCGGACGGCTGCACTGTGTTGAGGGAATCAGTCTCCTCTTTTCGTCGGTGTTCAGTCCTTCGTTGACGACTTCCAATCGGATTAACGACTTCTGTCGAACAACTACTATGACGTCTGCTGACTTCTGTTCAATCACCACACAGAATTACTTCTGCAGGCGCTATTGGTGGTCATCGGGTTTGCTCGAACAGGGTGATGAACCCTGTCCGCCGAGCCTGTTGTAACCAGTGGCTGAGAACTGGGATTGACCAATCGCATGTTGAACAGACCTCCCCGGATAAGAGCATGAACTTTCAGTACACAACCGCCGCATTTACCGTATCTCTCAAACCAGAGGGCTTTGTGATCCTTGGCTCACTCGCCCACGAGACTCGGCCTTGTATACGATTTCTGTCCGTCGGCTCGCACTTTTGCAGTCAGACTGCCTCCGCACAACCCCTCGTGAGATTGCACTTGCCTTAAGCTAGTGGTTATCATCGGTGGGCTTATTCGGCTCCAGATCCGATGCTGGTTTACCCACAGGGGACTTTCACCCCATAAGTTCATGCCCATGCCGGGCGTACCAAATGGTTGCAGTTCGTTCGCTTCGCTCACCCGACGTGCCTTCGGCACGCGGCTGATAAAGGCGTTAGCTGCTATACATCATTCGCAAATTTTGAGGGACATGATGGTTATATTTCCTGATACAGAGAAAAAGCTCAAATCTAAAATTTCGAGTTATAAATCATCCATGAAAAAGGAGAAAAAAGACATTGGATTTATAAGCGACGGGAGTGGTAAAAGGTATATTCTGTTTAGCTTATATTTTGTTCTAAATGATTTGGATAAATTCGAAGAATATGTGGGATGGTATAACGAGGAATTTCCAGATGATATGGGGGAACCAATCCAAAAATTATGTTGGTCTCTTGGTTTATATCGAGCAAACAAAATAGTTGAAGCAAGATTTATGCTTGCTGAACTTATGCTTTTAAATCTGTACTTGATCCCGCACGTGATAGGCGAAAATCTAGAGCACGAGCATGATATTTGGCATTCAACTAATTTTCATTATTTAGATTACGTACACGACTTACCAAAAGAAGTGAAAGATAATATTAAGAACTCCGAAATAGAGTGGATGAGAGAATGTTATAATTCACCAGATTTTAGTCGCATAAGAAAACGCTACATCGAAATATATCACAAGCTTCTAACAGTTCGAGAAATTGAAGAAAGAAGAGTTTTACTCAAAGAGTCATATTCATTATTGAGTTCACTGTGACAACGCAGCTAACAAATGGTTGCAGTTCGTTCGCTTCGCTCACCCGACGTGCCTTCGGCACGCGGCTGAACCAGGCGTTATAAGCCTTAAAGAGAGTATTGAGTGTGACAGATAAATTTTTTCAAAACAAAAATTATCAGAAAGGAATAAATGATTTCCTAGATGTGGTAATTAGGTATGCAAAAGATCATGAAGATCAGCAAGAAAGAATAAATGTTGTTTCTGTTGTTTTAACAAGTATGCTAAAAGCTCCAAATGACTGGGATAAATACTGCCAATTTAATGTTGACATGATTGGTGATAATTTCATCGAAAGTATGAGAGAATTTAAAAGCAATGAAGCTGAGTACTTTCTTAATGTATACGTAGACTGCTATAGATTTTTAAGTGAAATTTCTTTTTCCATGCCTAATGCAATGGCACTGACTTAAGGCTCCAGCCCTTGATATAAAAAGGCTTGCCCAAGAAGAAAATGGACTATAAAAGTCATGTAACAATTAACGCCCTGAGCAAGCCCATGACCAAGTTTAGTCCAGAATATCTCAGCCTCGCTGACGACCTTCGCAGACAGTACGCACTGACTGGAGATGAAAACCTTTCCGGCATACTCACAAACGAAGACCTTGACAACTTCCAGTCACAATACAAGGGCGGCAGGGTTAGAGATTTCCCACCAATAAAGACACTCGGCCTGTTTATGCACCAGGCTGCGAGTGAAAATAAATCTTGCTGCAATGCCCTGATTGCTGATACCAGAGATCAGGTAGCCATGGGGCTAGAGCCAGGCAAAACCAGTAACAGCGCTTACTGCAAAGCAAGACAGCGTCTTACTGAATCGAGCCTCGTGACGCTACTGACCCAATCCGGTAATAATCTGGACAACTCCAGTCCGGAGTCATGGCGTTGGTCTAATCGTCGGGTAGTCATTGCTGATGGCTCGACACTCTCTATGCCTGATACCGTTGCAAACCAGAAAGCCTACCCGCAACACGGCTCGCAAAAAAAGGGGTCGGAAATCCGCTCCTGAGAATAGAAGTGCTTACGACATTGGGCAGTGGTGCGGTATTGGGCTACGCTGTCGCCCCGCACAAAGGCAAACAGACTGGTGAAACCGCACTGTTCAGGCAGCTTGTAGGACACCTCAGAGCCAACGATATCGTTCTTGGGGACGCTATCTTTGAAAATTATTTTTTGGTCGCACTACTCCAGTTAGGTGACATCGATGCTGTCTTCGAAAAAAACGGTGCTCGTCATGTGGATTTCAGGCAATGCGATCAGAAGCTGGGCAAAAAAGATGGGCTGATACGTCTGGAGAAACCTCCACGCCCGGACTGGATGAGCCGTGAGTACTACGACCAGTGGGTTCCTGATGAATTGATGGTCAGGATTGTGAAAAGCAAAAAACGCATTATCGTCACAACCCTGTTGGATGCTGATAAATACCCACGGTCAGAGATTGTGAGCCTTTACCTTGCCCGCTGGCATATTGAGCTGGATTTAAGATCCATCAAATGCCTCATGAAGATGGATGTACTGCGTTGCAAAACACCGGAGATGGTCAGGAAGGAGATTACTGTCCACCTGCTGGTTTACAACCTGATACGAACCCTGATGGCACAAGCCGCAACAGGGCTGAGAAAACAGGCTCGAGAGATGAGCTTTAAGGCAGCGCAGGAAACGATACAGGAGTTTCATGTGCTTCTGCTACAGACAGAGATATCACTACTGCCAAAGCTGGTAAAGCACATGGTACAGATTGTATCGGAGCATATTGTAGGGAACCGACCGGGTCGTAGTGAGCCCAGAGCAGTAAAAAGACGACCAAAGCCCCATAAAAGGCTTCAACACTCAAGAGCAGAAGCACGCAGACTGACCGAGTATCAACGGGGTAAAGCTTAAGTCAGTGCCATTGATGCCTAATGATTTAAACATGGACTTACGCCACGCAAAAGAATTTATAGAACGCGATGAAGAAAATCTGAGTGGCATACATAAAGATCAAGTTAGATATGCTAGTTTATACATGCTGACTGAGATCAGTAAGCGCATAATACATCACAAAAACATTGAACAGGCTGTCAATTTACACAAAAGGCTTGATTCAATTGAGGGTGAAAATAAGAGATGGAGTGATGAGTACAATAATAGAATTGAAAAAATAAACGGGCTATCAGCAAAACTTATAGAATATGAGACGGGTTATAATTTTGTAGCCCTATATAAGGGGTTTAGTGACATTGCTGAAGAAAAGAAAAAAGAGCTCAGTAAGTTGTTTTTGTCATTGATTGTAATGGGTATTATTATCATTCTACCTTTAGCGTTAGAAATAACATATATTTTTAAGAATATAGATATAATTTCCAGTAAAAAAGAAGCCTTGCTTCTGATGCTGTTACCTATAGCCTCATTGGAAATTATCTTAATCTATTTCTTTAGAATTATTTTAATGAATTATAAATCAGTTAAGGCGCAACTACTTCAAATAGATTTGAGGAAAACATTATGTCAATTTATTCAGAGTTATGCTGACTATGCAAAAGATATACGAGAGAAAAGTAGCACATCTTTAGAAAAATTTGAAAGTATTATCTTTAGTGGAATATTAACAACTGATGAAAATCTTCCAAGTACATTTGATGGATTAGAACAGATCATAAAAGCTGTTAAAGCAGCAAAACCGAGTTGATCGGCTTATAACAAATGCTTCCAGTTCGTTCCGGGGCTTCGCCCCTCCACCCGACGTGCCTTCGGCACGCGGCTGAAGCAAGCGTTATGTGGCTCAAAAAACATCGAGGAAAATATGAATACACAAGAATTAAAATCTATATTTCTGAAGTCAGTAAATGAATACACAGAAGAACTTTTCAATATAGGAAAAGCTCCAGAATATACTAATAAAATATTCAAAACTGTGTTACCAAAATTAGCTAAAGAGCTTGAACTTGAGCCTAAGAAAGAATTTGTTCCAGGAAATGTTGATTTAGCTTTATTAGAAACAACAAGTGATGGTTTCAAAAGACCTTTGTGGGTTATTGAACATGAGAACAATGGTGCTAAGGCATATGAAGAGGTTACTAAATTATCTTTACTAAGTTCTCCAAACAAATTCTTAATAACCTACATTTGGGATAATCGAGAGGGAAGAGATGGCATATTAAAAGAATGGGCAAAAATAATCTATAACCTTGATATGAATAATGAGATAGGGAATTTTAAAAAGTTCTATATCGCAATTGGTTCAATGAATCCATATAGTTCAGAACAACTTCCTAATAAATTTGTTCAAAACATCGAAGATGCATGGGAGTTTTATGAATATTCAGATTCGAAATTTCACCGAGTGTAACGCCACATAACAAATGGTTGCAGTTCGTTCGCTTCGCTCACCCGACGTGCCTTCGGCACGCGGCTGAACCAGGCGTTAGGGCTCCCACAAAATAATCAAAAAAGGCCACCATAAGGCAGCCAATATATGTTGAAAAAAGTATTTGTTAGGGTGAAAGTCTCATATTGACTGGTACTATCATTCTGTCTTCTGCGAAGGGAACGGGATGACATTATCTACTCCTGTTTTCGTAACCTTACAGCAATAAGTCACTGCCAGTAGCTTCCAACCATTGTCGAACAGCTTGCTCTGGATTAATGACCTAACCCGAATATTTCATAAATGAGCAACAAGTTCCGGAAAAAACATCCCATTCTGATTTTTTCGGAGGTCTGTTGCTCTACTGTCCATGAAAAAGGTATTACAACCCGAACTCACCATTAATTCGGATGTTTTTTGATCAGCACCTGCTTTTTCAGGACAACAGAATTCCCCAACACTCTTTCTGTTGGTCGCTATTTTATTCTGATTGAGTTTATGAAGCTGACTATCCCGGTCGAGGCAGCGGCATTGAATAAAAGACTTCGGTTATATGCTGCAAAAGCCCTTTTATTGGACAGCTGCGGGGCAAGTGAAGTTTGATTCGGTCTTTATACTCAACCACTTTAACCGCGACCTTACAAAGTTTTGTGATCACGGTTGATGGCTGTGCCTTTTCCAGCTCCGTACCTTTCAGTGCCTTGGTTCTCAGCTCATAGTGAAGAACATAAGCAGCGCAGGCGTAAAACATTCTCAGGTGATTTGCCAGAAAGCCTTGATCTGACAAGCGATCACCGGACAAATCACTTTTCAGATGCTTAATGAAGTTCTCATCCTGCCCTCTGGGACAATAAAGGTCTTCATATATTTCCTCGGGGGAAGCCTCCATCATCGAAGTCACAATAAAGCGGGGATTGTCGCCTTTCTGGTTGACCTCTGCCTTATAGATTATCCGGGTGTCCAGCCCTTTCCAGCTTTTTGCCTGATAGTCCGTTTCTCCGTAGAGCCTGAGTCGCTCAGGCTCTGGCATGTTGTTCAGTTTTGCCAGCCCGGTTTTAACGTCGAGAGCTTTCCGCGCTTCATCCAGCAACTCTTTGGCTTTAGGTCGCAAGGCCGTCTTGTGTCCTGCGCCTTTTCCCAGCACGTAGTCGGAGTGAGGGTCATCCTGAACAACCTGCATTAACTCTGGTTGGGCAAAGTGGCTATCCCCACGAACCAGTAAATGGGTTTTCGGCCATCTTGTACGGATCAGCTTAATGAGGCGCTGGAGAATAGCTGCATTCTCTCGGCCTGTGGGTGTTTTTCCAGGACGCAGGATCGAAGTGATCAGCTTGCCGCTGAGCCCCTCAAAGATCATTAAGGGCAAGTAACAGTAGTCTTGATATTTGGCGTTGAACAGGTTCATCTGCTGGCCGCCATGGGTGATAGCAGGCGTATGATCCAGGTCGATAATGATGGCTAATGGCGGGTATTCATAACTGCTGATGAAGTGATCAGCCAGTGCTTTGGTCATATTATAAATATCCCGTTTGGTCATGGACTGACCAAGCCTTGTATACGTTGGAGCGGAAGCCAGATGGTTATCATCGTCCAGTGGGTTTCTTCCATTGGCAAGCTTAAAGATTGGGTCTTTACGCAGATGGTTGCTGTCGTTTGCATCTTCATAACCACAGGCCATTTGCAAAACTCTTTGGGCAATGAGTTCTTGCAGGGTGTGGTCGATGTAGGATTGATGACGTTTATCGTCAATGCCGTCAGTCAGCCTGGATATGATACCGCTGTGAAGCATTGTTTCACGTAGCATCAGGGCGCCAAAATCAGAGGATAATTCTCCGCCATTGAAGTCTGCCCGGATAGTTTTTCCGTTGGAGGGGTGAAAACGAAGCTGTTCTTGTGTAAATTTGTTCATGGCAAGTTCCGGTTTGCTTCTTCCGAAGCATTTTTTTGGTCGACCCAATTATATCAAGTGATTGGGCGGAACTTGCCTCTTTTTATGAAATATCCGGGCTAAGAGTCAGAATTCCTTGGCCTCCCGGATGTCGCCAACGCATACCCGAACACTTCATACGCTGCGTTACCAAAGTTTTGCAAGCCGCCTCAATGACTCCCGAACCTATCGGCAGATTCTGTGACAAGTGTTCAGCGTATTGCATACGAGCGCGATTGTTCCTGAAATATTCCAGCTCTGTTTTCAGCTTTGATCGTCGAGGATGTCGCTTGTGCTGGTAAGCCAGTGCCTTGATCACTTTCTCAACCCCTTCAGGCTCTTCCTTTAGAATGTGGCGATAGGTGGTGAATTTTTCTTTGGATTTAGCACTGTTTTCGCCATAGGACAGATCAAATGCCTTCTTCAGGTGTTCTGCAGCATGGTAAAAGTCTACGATCTCATGGCCTTCCGGGAGTTCATTGGCAAGGAAAGTCCAGTTGTCTTTCGCTCCGTCTGCCACTTTGACCAGAGTCAGGTCAGGCTTTTGCCGAAGGGCTTCATCCAGCAGTTCAGAGAGTGAGTTCTTCAAAGTTACTTTTTTACTTTCGGGCATACGCCCGATTCTGACAGTTGACAGGCGTTCACCCTGAGTATCGTAAAACGACAATGTTCCACAACTGGCCTCCTGGCAACCGGCTGGACCACGGGTTCGCTTACCGTCGTTTTTATTTTGTTCGCGTTTTTCCTTACGCTTGCCGTCTTTCATTGGCAGCATAACACCGTCGAGAGACGCTGCCGCAGTCACCGCCTTTTCTGGAACTTTAACGCTTTCCCAGAGGATACCCTCAAAGGCTTCCCTGTTTGGCTCCCATTGATTGTTAAACTTCTTCGGGAGTCGAGCCAGAGAGCTTTCCGAAGGCGACATATTGCCCATCAGATCAAGCAGGCTCTTCACGTCGCCCGGTGGCATTTGAGCGACCATCCAGATAGCTTGCTTTGCCGCCCTTGGTGTCCAGTATCTCTCGACAATACCCGCCCGGAGTTCCAGCGGGACGATGCAGCGATCCTGACCGTTGCGGTAGAGCGTTCGTGGAACGTTGATGGAACCGGCAACGGTCTGATAGGTTTCTGAACTTCGCAATACTCGATGGTAACAGGTGCCGTTGACTTCAATGACCGGAGTGTCAACATCAAGTCCGGATAAGTCTTCTTCCAGAACACCTCGCTCTGCCTGAGCAAAAAGCTTGTGAACTTCACCTTCATAATCTTCAAAGTGCTGAATGGGGTCGAACTGTTGACGTAGAGCTGCCAGTTTATGATCAAGCTGCTGAATTGCATGACAGGAAGAATTGGCGACTTCAGTCAGTGGCTGACATACTTCCATCGGGGCGGCCTCTCACTAATATGGTGTCGTTTTATCAGTAAACATCATAGCGGTGTTTGGCCGTTACCCTTGCTGAGCAGGAAAAATTTGTTGCTACTGCATACTTATTGGGCTGCAGACCCTGAAAAGAGAGTCAATATGAGACTTTCACCCATTTGTTAGTCTTCAAACCACTCTCTAGCCAAAGTGGTTAGCCCTTGGAAGTCTTTAACTTGTAATTCACGTAAAGTCGGTTGATGAAAGTGACTGAAGCAAGCAGAAACGCATTCTCCCCAATTTTGATGATTACCTTCTTTTTTAATGTAACCATCAAAGCCATGAGATGGCATACATTCTTTCGTATTGACTATCAGCGCATTTAGTAGAGGGAGTCCATGATAAATGCAGAAGTCACCAAGCATTCCAGCATAATGGCCGACCATGTTATGCCCGAGGCCACACGCATTTTCAATTTCGTTATAAGGCACAAGCCGCTTTGATCGAGCTGCTAGAATCATGTAGCGTAATAGGCAGGCAAAAACATCAGGACGTATTTTAACTGACATACGGTTCTCCACGAAGAAAATCAAGTATGTTTCGAGTCTGAAAAGGCTATAGCAGCTATTCGTGACTCTATGATTTTGGCTTTCAGTTAGTGAATTCGGCTTACGTTCGTACGAACAGGTAAACCACAAAAGCTTCCAAGTTCGGAAGTAAGATAAAACATAGTGGATATTTACAGTGAGGCAAGATTTTTTTTAAACGATAGGCCCGCCCTAACAAAAACTTCCAGTTCGTTCCGGGGCTTCGCCCCTCCACCCGACGTGCCTTCGGCACGCGGCTGAAGTTGGCGTTATGCGCTTCAATCCAATGCAAACTCAAATATTGATATCATTATATGATACTATAATCTATAGTATCTTCTATGAATGCTAAACACCGAAAAACGCTCATAGCGATATTTAAAGATCCAGCTCCAAAACAGCTGGAATGGAAAGCCATAGAAGCTCTCCTTATCGCTGTCGGAGCCGAAGTTATCGAGGGGCGCGGATCGCGTGTAAGGTTCCACAAGGTTGGGGAAATTGGAACTTTCCACAGACCACACCCGAAAAAAGAGGCAAAGCCGTATCAGGTGAAAGATGCACGAGATTTCCTAATCAGAATTGGAGTCAGGCCATGAACACAATGACACATAAAGGTTATGCAGCCAGCATAGAATACAGTGACGATGATGAATGCTTTATTGGTCATATTGCAGGCATCAAGGATCGAGTTGGTTTTCATGGAGAGTCAGTAACAGAACTCAAGGATGCCTTCCACGAGGCAGTTGAAGATTATCTCGAAACTTGCGCAGCGGTTGGTAAAGAACCTCAGAAACCATATTCAGGCAAGCTGATGCTCCGCATTCCTCCAGAGCTTCATGCTACGATTGCAACAGCCGCCCAGGTTAGTGGTCAAAGCATTAACCAATGGATTTCAAGAGCATTGGTTCAAGCTTCTCGCATATAAGTCAGCGCATAACAAATGCTTCCAGTTCGTTCCGGGGCTTCGCCCCTCCACCCGACGAGCCTTCGGCACGCGGCTGAAGCAGGCGTTATGCAGCCATACAAAACAAAAATATTATGAGTAAAATTGCAGTTTTATCGGATATTCATAGCAATGTCTGGGCATTAGAATCAGTAATCAAAAATGCAAAAAAGAAAGGGGCAAAAAAGTTCGTAAATCTTGGCGATATCTTATACGGACCACTCGCTCCAAAAGAAACTTATGAACTTTTGCGATCCGAAGAAATGATTACTATCAAGGGGAATCAGGATCGCCAAATTTATGAGGCTAATCCAGAGGGAATCTCGGAAAATCCTACAATGCAGTTCATATTTGCAGAATTACCAAATGAAGCTCTGGAATGGATGAAGTCTTTACCTGCGTCATTATCTCTCCCAGAAGATATTTTTCTGTGTCATGGAGTCCCTGATAATGACCTGGTTTATATGGTCGAAGATGTATCATCCGGTATACCGAAGGTCAGGAATGAACATGAAATAAGACGGTTTCTTAGCAACGTATCAGAAAAGCTTGTCCTGTGTGGTCATTCACATATTCCAAGAATTATTGAGCTTACAAATAAGCAGCTTATCGTGAATCCGGGCAGTGTTGGTCTACCTGCATACAAAGATGAAGATCCGACATTGCATATTATGCAAAATTATTCCTCTCATG is from Endozoicomonas gorgoniicola and encodes:
- a CDS encoding type II toxin-antitoxin system ParD family antitoxin, translating into MAKNTSITLGEHFDWFISSQVDSGRYGSASEVIRAALRLLESKETKLNTLRNLLIEGEDSGFAEYDYDTLIDELDSEDRK
- the ltrA gene encoding group II intron reverse transcriptase/maturase; translation: MNHDLLSCALEPANLLKAWKQVRSNKGAPGIDGITIKAYPDFARQHWPSARQALLNGTYRPSPVLRAVIEKPDGGERLLGIPTVMDRVIQQAIVQVLSPIFDPDFSPSSFGYRPGRSAQDAVQQVNRYIKQGLHQAVDVDLSKFFDTVSHDVLMSRVSRKIHDKRLLKLIGRYLRAGVMVDGQCYPTRVGMPQGGPLSPLLSNVLLDDLDKELEYRGHCFARYCDDFVILVGSQRAGERVMESITRYLERKLKLRINPTKSKVVKATEAEFLSFTFTGKRIRWSEKSLNRFRRKILKLTSRSWGVSMEYRLKKLAEYIRGWMGYFRITEYYSPIPRLDQWIRRRIRCCFIKQWRKPKTRYRNLIRLGVDHIKAASIAASSKGYYRLSKTYAAQLALNDSFLSKLGLVSLKDLWIRFHHPR
- a CDS encoding transposase, whose translation is MLTTLGSGAVLGYAVAPHKGKQTGETALFRQLVGHLRANDIVLGDAIFENYFLVALLQLGDIDAVFEKNGARHVDFRQCDQKLGKKDGLIRLEKPPRPDWMSREYYDQWVPDELMVRIVKSKKRIIVTTLLDADKYPRSEIVSLYLARWHIELDLRSIKCLMKMDVLRCKTPEMVRKEITVHLLVYNLIRTLMAQAATGLRKQAREMSFKAAQETIQEFHVLLLQTEISLLPKLVKHMVQIVSEHIVGNRPGRSEPRAVKRRPKPHKRLQHSRAEARRLTEYQRGKA
- a CDS encoding IS1380 family transposase, producing the protein MNKFTQEQLRFHPSNGKTIRADFNGGELSSDFGALMLRETMLHSGIISRLTDGIDDKRHQSYIDHTLQELIAQRVLQMACGYEDANDSNHLRKDPIFKLANGRNPLDDDNHLASAPTYTRLGQSMTKRDIYNMTKALADHFISSYEYPPLAIIIDLDHTPAITHGGQQMNLFNAKYQDYCYLPLMIFEGLSGKLITSILRPGKTPTGRENAAILQRLIKLIRTRWPKTHLLVRGDSHFAQPELMQVVQDDPHSDYVLGKGAGHKTALRPKAKELLDEARKALDVKTGLAKLNNMPEPERLRLYGETDYQAKSWKGLDTRIIYKAEVNQKGDNPRFIVTSMMEASPEEIYEDLYCPRGQDENFIKHLKSDLSGDRLSDQGFLANHLRMFYACAAYVLHYELRTKALKGTELEKAQPSTVITKLCKVAVKVVEYKDRIKLHLPRSCPIKGLLQHITEVFYSMPLPRPG
- a CDS encoding type II toxin-antitoxin system HicA family toxin — protein: MNAKHRKTLIAIFKDPAPKQLEWKAIEALLIAVGAEVIEGRGSRVRFHKVGEIGTFHRPHPKKEAKPYQVKDARDFLIRIGVRP
- a CDS encoding type II toxin-antitoxin system HicB family antitoxin; translation: MNTMTHKGYAASIEYSDDDECFIGHIAGIKDRVGFHGESVTELKDAFHEAVEDYLETCAAVGKEPQKPYSGKLMLRIPPELHATIATAAQVSGQSINQWISRALVQASRI
- a CDS encoding metallophosphoesterase family protein; the protein is MSKIAVLSDIHSNVWALESVIKNAKKKGAKKFVNLGDILYGPLAPKETYELLRSEEMITIKGNQDRQIYEANPEGISENPTMQFIFAELPNEALEWMKSLPASLSLPEDIFLCHGVPDNDLVYMVEDVSSGIPKVRNEHEIRRFLSNVSEKLVLCGHSHIPRIIELTNKQLIVNPGSVGLPAYKDEDPTLHIMQNYSSHASYAMIERCTTGWNVEFLKVPYELNSAVNAAKARNRNDWAFALKSGRAA